Proteins from one Bombus affinis isolate iyBomAffi1 chromosome 1, iyBomAffi1.2, whole genome shotgun sequence genomic window:
- the LOC126920272 gene encoding iroquois-class homeodomain protein IRX-6-like isoform X1 yields MSQFSFRGSPNLQCPVTVSSSLTSSAASPVSGTILSAGGSSLVSVAGTTTNHPLGVAAGLSNARMAVTSAVVRPPGSPTTSVSPSQGHPPPTTGGPTPTGRCCDTGRPIFTDPLTGQTVCSCQYEILGGYQRLGALPAALSMYSAPYAAAAAAAASEGMAAYFPPLGAEQAPFYTPTAASLDLKENLGAGAAAAWPYPSVYHPYDAAFATYPYNGYGMDLNGARRKNATRETTSTLKAWLNDHKKNPYPTKGEKIMLAIITKMTLTQVSTWFANARRRLKKENKMTWEPRNRVEDEDNNNEDDDSGRKSVDEKDRLDSKDSGTGSSEDGERPAHRMDSLGTSGGSTGVQGRTESEWSESRADSGPDSPECLYDQREPRHPLQLQHPAYLASSHGRLLRHPSPESTPPSSHLPPTTTASSTGSGVTTKPRIWSLADMASKDGEQQSPTPTAMTGLSSPYSGSGGGGGGVAGGGGGGGKLVSPLASRLPPHHPLHPAMHSGTQFVRHPDFYRNLYGASHLGSGDMALLETYSRTLGGLSGVMPPSTAPSILTTSASAVSASGNVKSFSINGASGVPGGGGVLLTTATSGLSPSSSSTTSSGGSDLSPHPSGSLPSTQELKSPGRV; encoded by the exons ATGTCACAGTTCTCTTTTCGAGGATCACCAAATCTACAG TGTCCTGTGACAGTGAGCTCGTCGCTGACGTCCTCTGCGGCCTCGCCGGTCTCCGGTACGATCCTGAGCGCAGGCGGTTCGTCGCTGGTCAGCGTAGCGGGCACCACCACGAATCATCCCCTGGGCGTAGCTGCCGGTCTATCGAACGCGAGGATGGCGGTGACCAGCGCGGTGGTTAGGCCGCCAGGTAGCCCAACCACGTCGGTCAGCCCGTCGCAGGGTCATCCGCCACCGACGACCGGCGGCCCAACGCCGACCGGACGGTGTTGCGACACCGGAAGACCCATTTTCACGGATCCGCTCACGGGTCAAACTGTCTGCTCCTGTCAGTACGAGATTCTCGGCGGTTATCAACGTCTGGGTGCGCTACCTGCTGCGCTCTCCATGTACAGCGCGCCGTACGCGGCAGCGGCGGCCGCCGCCGCTTCCGAGGGCATGGCAGCCTATTTTCCGCCCTTGGGGGCCGAACAGGCACCTTTTTACACGCCTACG GCTGCTAGCCTCGATCTGAAGGAAAATCTTGGAGCAGGAGCCGCGGCAGCGTGGCCTTATCCATCCGTGTACCATCCTTACGATGCCGCCTTCGCCACCTACCCCTACAACGG TTATGGGATGGATCTAAATGGCGCCAGACGAAAAAACGCGACGCGGGAAACGACGAGTACGTTAAAGGCCTGGTTGAACGATCATAAGAAGAATCCGTATCCAACAAAGGGCGAGAAAATCATGCTGGCCATTATCACGAAGATGACTCTGACTCAGGTGTCTACGTGGTTCGCGAATGCGCGGAGACGTTTGAAAAAAGAGAACAAGATGACATGGGAGCCGAGGAATAGGGTCGAGGACGAGGACAACAACAACGAAGACGACGACAGCGGAAGAAAGAGCGTGGACGAGAAAGACCGGCTAG ACTCAAAGGATTCGGGTACCGGATCAAGCGAGGACGGAGAACGACCGGCCCATCGGATGGACTCTCTTGGCACTAGCGGTGGGTCCACCGGTGTCCAAGGTAGAACAGAGAGCGAATGGAGCGAGTCGCGAGCAGATAGCGGTCCAGATAGCCCGGAGTGCCTATACGATCAGAGGGAGCCTAGGCATCCATTACAGCTTCAGCATCCCGCGTATCTTGCGTCGTCTCATGGTCGACTGCTGCGCCATCCTTCCCCGGAAAGCACGCCGCCCAGTAGTCATCTTCCACCGACCACAACCGCGTCGTCTACGGGCAGTGGGGTCACCACGAAACCGAGGATCTGGTCTTTGGCCGACATGGCGAGCAAAGACGGTGAACAGCAGAGTCCTACACCGACCGCGATGACTGGTCTCTCGTCTCCTTATAGCGGAAGCGGCGGAGGTGGTGGTGGAGTCGCAGGTGGAGGTGGCGGTGGCGGAAAGCTGGTGAGCCCTCTGGCGAGTCGTTTGCCACCTCATCATCCCCTTCATCCAGCTATGCACTCGGGAACGCAGTTCGTTCGGCACCCGGATTTCTACCGAAACCTCTACGGTGCTTCTCACCTTGGATCCGGAGATATGGCCTTGTTGGAAACTTATTCGAGAACCTTGGGCGGTCTGAGTGGGGTGATGCCTCCTTCCACGGCTCCCAGTATACTGACGACCTCCGCGTCGGCTGTGTCAGCGAGTGGTAATGTTAAATCTTTTTCGATCAACGGGGCTAGCGGTGTCCCCGGTGGAGGCGGCGTGCTTCTGACCACCGCGACTTCGGGTTTGTCTCCCTCGTCGTCGTCAACGACGTCCTCCGGTGGGTCCGATCTGTCGCCCCATCCGAGCGGAAGCCTACCGTCTACGCAAGAGCTCAAGTCACCGGGGCGAGTGTGA
- the LOC126920272 gene encoding iroquois-class homeodomain protein IRX-3-like isoform X2, protein MAVTSAVVRPPGSPTTSVSPSQGHPPPTTGGPTPTGRCCDTGRPIFTDPLTGQTVCSCQYEILGGYQRLGALPAALSMYSAPYAAAAAAAASEGMAAYFPPLGAEQAPFYTPTAASLDLKENLGAGAAAAWPYPSVYHPYDAAFATYPYNGYGMDLNGARRKNATRETTSTLKAWLNDHKKNPYPTKGEKIMLAIITKMTLTQVSTWFANARRRLKKENKMTWEPRNRVEDEDNNNEDDDSGRKSVDEKDRLDSKDSGTGSSEDGERPAHRMDSLGTSGGSTGVQGRTESEWSESRADSGPDSPECLYDQREPRHPLQLQHPAYLASSHGRLLRHPSPESTPPSSHLPPTTTASSTGSGVTTKPRIWSLADMASKDGEQQSPTPTAMTGLSSPYSGSGGGGGGVAGGGGGGGKLVSPLASRLPPHHPLHPAMHSGTQFVRHPDFYRNLYGASHLGSGDMALLETYSRTLGGLSGVMPPSTAPSILTTSASAVSASGNVKSFSINGASGVPGGGGVLLTTATSGLSPSSSSTTSSGGSDLSPHPSGSLPSTQELKSPGRV, encoded by the exons ATGGCGGTGACCAGCGCGGTGGTTAGGCCGCCAGGTAGCCCAACCACGTCGGTCAGCCCGTCGCAGGGTCATCCGCCACCGACGACCGGCGGCCCAACGCCGACCGGACGGTGTTGCGACACCGGAAGACCCATTTTCACGGATCCGCTCACGGGTCAAACTGTCTGCTCCTGTCAGTACGAGATTCTCGGCGGTTATCAACGTCTGGGTGCGCTACCTGCTGCGCTCTCCATGTACAGCGCGCCGTACGCGGCAGCGGCGGCCGCCGCCGCTTCCGAGGGCATGGCAGCCTATTTTCCGCCCTTGGGGGCCGAACAGGCACCTTTTTACACGCCTACG GCTGCTAGCCTCGATCTGAAGGAAAATCTTGGAGCAGGAGCCGCGGCAGCGTGGCCTTATCCATCCGTGTACCATCCTTACGATGCCGCCTTCGCCACCTACCCCTACAACGG TTATGGGATGGATCTAAATGGCGCCAGACGAAAAAACGCGACGCGGGAAACGACGAGTACGTTAAAGGCCTGGTTGAACGATCATAAGAAGAATCCGTATCCAACAAAGGGCGAGAAAATCATGCTGGCCATTATCACGAAGATGACTCTGACTCAGGTGTCTACGTGGTTCGCGAATGCGCGGAGACGTTTGAAAAAAGAGAACAAGATGACATGGGAGCCGAGGAATAGGGTCGAGGACGAGGACAACAACAACGAAGACGACGACAGCGGAAGAAAGAGCGTGGACGAGAAAGACCGGCTAG ACTCAAAGGATTCGGGTACCGGATCAAGCGAGGACGGAGAACGACCGGCCCATCGGATGGACTCTCTTGGCACTAGCGGTGGGTCCACCGGTGTCCAAGGTAGAACAGAGAGCGAATGGAGCGAGTCGCGAGCAGATAGCGGTCCAGATAGCCCGGAGTGCCTATACGATCAGAGGGAGCCTAGGCATCCATTACAGCTTCAGCATCCCGCGTATCTTGCGTCGTCTCATGGTCGACTGCTGCGCCATCCTTCCCCGGAAAGCACGCCGCCCAGTAGTCATCTTCCACCGACCACAACCGCGTCGTCTACGGGCAGTGGGGTCACCACGAAACCGAGGATCTGGTCTTTGGCCGACATGGCGAGCAAAGACGGTGAACAGCAGAGTCCTACACCGACCGCGATGACTGGTCTCTCGTCTCCTTATAGCGGAAGCGGCGGAGGTGGTGGTGGAGTCGCAGGTGGAGGTGGCGGTGGCGGAAAGCTGGTGAGCCCTCTGGCGAGTCGTTTGCCACCTCATCATCCCCTTCATCCAGCTATGCACTCGGGAACGCAGTTCGTTCGGCACCCGGATTTCTACCGAAACCTCTACGGTGCTTCTCACCTTGGATCCGGAGATATGGCCTTGTTGGAAACTTATTCGAGAACCTTGGGCGGTCTGAGTGGGGTGATGCCTCCTTCCACGGCTCCCAGTATACTGACGACCTCCGCGTCGGCTGTGTCAGCGAGTGGTAATGTTAAATCTTTTTCGATCAACGGGGCTAGCGGTGTCCCCGGTGGAGGCGGCGTGCTTCTGACCACCGCGACTTCGGGTTTGTCTCCCTCGTCGTCGTCAACGACGTCCTCCGGTGGGTCCGATCTGTCGCCCCATCCGAGCGGAAGCCTACCGTCTACGCAAGAGCTCAAGTCACCGGGGCGAGTGTGA